The stretch of DNA CATGATCCGTTCTCCCCATTCCCATAAATCGCACGCGCGTTCGGCTTTCACGTTGTTCGAAGTGTTGGTCGCTCTAGCATTGAGCACACTGTTGATCGCGGCGGCCTATGCGGCGCTCGAATTGTATTGGCGGCTCCGCACCGCCAGCGAAGACGAGGTGGAACAGGCGCAAGTCGCGCGGGCCGTAATGCAGCGTATCGAAGCGGATTTGTTGGCAACGACCTTTCAAGCAACCGCAGCCGGGGACACCACCACGCAGGCGGATTTGTCCTACGACGATGAGGACGCTCCTTTGGTTGAGGTCATCGATCCGGCGGACTCCAATGACGGCGGCAATAGTGGGCTGATTGGGGACGCGACGAGTGTCGTGTTAAGCGTGAGTTTGCCGCGATCACATGCCACGTATGCGGCGGTCTCCGACGGACCCATCGGCTTGCCGACCAGCGACCTAAAATCGGTGACCTATTTGTTAGCCGGCCCAGGTATGAGCGCATTGGCGCAAGCGGTGGCGGACCGTTTTCCGGATTCCAATTCAGGCGGATCGACCGTCGTCGGATTGTCGCGTATCGAGGGGGATCGGCTGATGTTGGCGCAAGCCGATGCCGTTGCCGATGTCGAGACGATTGCCTCAGAAGCGCAGTTGCTCGCACGGGAAATCAAATCGCTGCAATTTCAATACACCGATGGCTTGGATTGGTATGACAGTTGGGACAGCACGATTTACGGCTCACTGCCCCGCGCGGTGCGGATCACGGTTAGTTTTCAAGAACTGGATACCGCAGCGATTTCGGGAGGCAGCCAACCGGCAAAGTTGTATCAACTGGTCGTGGTCTTACCGCCGTCTGATCCGATTTCTGGTGGGGCAGCGAGCGATTACGAATCGGAGGAGGAAGACGATGCGGAGTAATCACCTGAATTTCACGCGCTGTGCTCAGTCCACGCCCCACGGCGGCCAACCGGCGGGCAGCGTGTTGTTGATTGTGCTGGTGGTGATCGTCTTTTTATCACTGGGCGCGTATACGTTTTCGGAGATGATGCTGATCGAAGCACAGTCGGCGAATTTGTATGGCCGCCGGGTCCAAGCCCGCGCCTTCGCCGATTCGGGGTTGGATTATGTCACCTCGCTTTTGGATAACGACCTGCCGGTCGGCACTTTGAATACCTATAACGACGCGACTCTGTACCGCGACATCATCGTGCAACCCGGCGATACTCCTCGAGCCCAAGGACGGTTTTCGATCATTGCCGCTTCGGAAGCGGATCTCTCACGCAAATCGATTCGGTTTGGATTGATGGATGAGTCGGGAAAACTCAACATCAATGCGTTGTCGCAACATAGCACGAGCACCGCCCGCACGATGCTGATGGGGATCCCGAATATGACCGACGAAATCGCTGATTCCATTTTGGACTGGACCGACCAAGACGATACACCGGGCGACTATGGGGCGGAAGAAGATTATTATCTGGCACTGCCGACTCCGTATGCGATAAAGAATGGTCCGCTGGAATCGCTCGATGAATTGTTATTAGTAAAAGGCATGACGCCGCAATTGTTGTACGGAGAAGATGCCGACCGCGACGGCATGCTGGATTCGGGAGAAGATGATGGTGACCTCTCGCATCCACCCGATGATGCCAACGGTGAGTTGGATTTGGGGTTTTCGGCATTCTTAACCGT from Symmachiella dynata encodes:
- a CDS encoding type II secretion system protein GspJ is translated as MIRSPHSHKSHARSAFTLFEVLVALALSTLLIAAAYAALELYWRLRTASEDEVEQAQVARAVMQRIEADLLATTFQATAAGDTTTQADLSYDDEDAPLVEVIDPADSNDGGNSGLIGDATSVVLSVSLPRSHATYAAVSDGPIGLPTSDLKSVTYLLAGPGMSALAQAVADRFPDSNSGGSTVVGLSRIEGDRLMLAQADAVADVETIASEAQLLAREIKSLQFQYTDGLDWYDSWDSTIYGSLPRAVRITVSFQELDTAAISGGSQPAKLYQLVVVLPPSDPISGGAASDYESEEEDDAE